In Desulfomonile tiedjei DSM 6799, a genomic segment contains:
- a CDS encoding TolC family protein, whose protein sequence is MARLMARAVKQSLRFSERAAALSARASFRLAWTVVAVILCTLLAPQPGLTSPGGEPESYGHFDFPTCVRYALVHSEEFLKNRIDIQMRSIDLKDSHSEIFPTIQLITRYYIDRAQSKNDNDTSHGALSVSMFMLNWDIYLALLKIKSQSILVDIGQLSHLDKIGENITNMAKIFYRIYILERMIKAKKQSTAFHKSRVDFFKTRLDQGAIDTVDYKYWAASYRGEVLKVKSMERELEERIASLKTIMGYHPDYYLPLDTRDAASQVLGGFNGQMVTFADIQSANLSLQISAKYEQLQSNRVTASYVALVPKPIIILEQIENQVDRASGFNFALGFDYTVWDGFRRVRDIKRQKLRAMQLKIDRDQLSKKLYENFRRFRGEIDLSGERVSVNREYVKTAELVEERTLMQYKAAQVPYDVYMQKRIDKIETYSNSLLSLQERVQALIDLASIAGGLSRYNARIKY, encoded by the coding sequence GTGGCAAGGTTAATGGCGAGGGCTGTGAAGCAATCCCTTCGTTTTTCAGAAAGGGCTGCCGCTCTCTCTGCGCGAGCGTCATTTCGGCTTGCATGGACAGTCGTTGCAGTCATTTTGTGTACTCTTCTGGCCCCCCAACCCGGATTAACGTCGCCGGGAGGGGAACCCGAGTCGTACGGCCATTTCGATTTTCCCACCTGTGTCCGCTATGCCCTTGTTCATTCAGAGGAATTCCTTAAGAACCGAATAGACATTCAGATGAGATCCATAGACCTGAAGGACTCTCATTCGGAAATCTTTCCCACTATTCAGTTAATTACCCGTTATTATATCGATCGTGCTCAATCCAAGAATGATAACGACACGTCTCACGGCGCCTTGAGCGTGTCGATGTTTATGTTGAACTGGGATATTTACTTGGCTCTTCTGAAAATCAAGTCCCAGTCCATTCTGGTAGATATCGGCCAACTGAGCCATCTGGACAAGATCGGCGAAAATATTACCAATATGGCCAAAATCTTCTACCGCATTTACATTCTAGAGCGCATGATCAAGGCAAAGAAGCAATCCACTGCCTTCCATAAGAGTCGCGTGGATTTCTTCAAAACGCGGTTGGACCAGGGGGCTATCGATACCGTAGATTACAAATATTGGGCGGCTTCCTATCGTGGAGAGGTCCTGAAAGTGAAATCCATGGAAAGGGAGCTTGAAGAGCGCATAGCGAGCCTTAAAACAATCATGGGGTACCACCCGGACTATTATTTGCCGCTGGACACGCGCGACGCCGCAAGTCAGGTCCTGGGCGGATTTAACGGCCAGATGGTGACGTTTGCAGATATTCAATCTGCAAATTTGAGTCTGCAGATATCCGCGAAATACGAGCAACTGCAGTCCAACCGAGTGACCGCGTCATACGTTGCGCTCGTCCCTAAACCGATCATAATTCTGGAGCAAATAGAGAATCAGGTTGACCGCGCATCAGGCTTCAACTTTGCTTTGGGATTCGACTATACGGTGTGGGACGGTTTTCGCAGAGTGCGCGACATCAAGAGACAGAAGCTGAGGGCCATGCAGCTCAAGATAGACCGTGATCAGCTCTCTAAGAAATTGTACGAAAATTTCCGACGCTTCAGAGGTGAAATCGACCTGAGCGGAGAGAGGGTTTCAGTCAACAGGGAGTACGTGAAAACCGCGGAGCTGGTTGAAGAAAGAACACTTATGCAGTACAAAGCAGCTCAGGTCCCATACGATGTTTACATGCAAAAGCGTATAGATAAAATCGAGACGTACTCCAATTCGCTTCTCAGTCTGCAGGAAAGGGTGCAAGCTCTCATCGACCTGGCATCTATTGCGGGAGGTTTAAGCAGGTACAATGCCAGAATCAAATACTGA
- a CDS encoding HlyD family secretion protein, whose product MPESNTERSGRRTKATGVLLAIAVAVGSLALVALTHEPKRADSSPAPAKAAIVPQLADAKSEAEIIFRGKSFPSVRRNGLLHYRSIVLDVNSNVGDPVTENQILGSYKLEKDAVNHIQRILYPEAILNLKKSIAESKLNLQKVREIYLPLKKAELERVEKELSDAKEMLQKGMGSSNAVQFKEQQVNSAKGGVQEQEDAIKNLELTLTRLNEDLRFQEGRQKRDIEYLEWQNQRSYADKSIPVDVGYIRALIPGRVLWIHPDFEKNAELPAGAHVVTVAPTDSMVVRCRVHELDLVKLRAGDKGTVTFDAIPEKKYACRISRLSWVSRNPALEVPADYDIECVLENPDDSLKDGLTCNVKVTVKQ is encoded by the coding sequence ATGCCAGAATCAAATACTGAAAGATCGGGAAGGCGCACCAAGGCGACCGGCGTGCTTTTGGCTATTGCAGTGGCAGTGGGGTCACTGGCACTCGTTGCCCTGACACATGAACCCAAGCGCGCGGATTCGAGTCCCGCGCCGGCCAAGGCGGCCATTGTGCCGCAGCTTGCCGATGCGAAATCCGAAGCGGAAATTATCTTTCGCGGAAAAAGTTTTCCGTCCGTGAGACGAAACGGACTGTTGCACTACAGGAGCATCGTACTGGACGTTAACAGCAACGTAGGAGATCCGGTAACGGAAAATCAGATCCTGGGAAGCTATAAGCTCGAAAAAGACGCTGTCAACCATATTCAAAGAATATTATACCCCGAGGCCATTCTTAATCTGAAGAAAAGCATCGCTGAAAGTAAGCTCAATTTGCAAAAGGTTCGTGAGATCTATTTGCCTTTGAAGAAGGCAGAACTCGAAAGGGTGGAAAAAGAACTTTCCGATGCAAAAGAAATGTTACAAAAGGGAATGGGTTCCAGCAATGCCGTTCAGTTCAAAGAACAACAAGTAAATTCGGCAAAGGGCGGAGTGCAGGAACAGGAAGATGCCATCAAGAATCTTGAGCTGACCTTAACCAGACTCAACGAAGATCTTCGCTTCCAGGAAGGCCGTCAGAAAAGAGACATTGAATACCTGGAATGGCAGAATCAGAGATCCTATGCGGACAAAAGCATTCCTGTGGATGTCGGTTATATCAGGGCCTTGATACCGGGTCGAGTTCTGTGGATTCACCCGGATTTTGAAAAGAATGCAGAACTTCCTGCCGGCGCACATGTGGTAACAGTCGCGCCCACAGACAGTATGGTTGTGAGATGCAGGGTTCACGAATTGGATCTGGTGAAGCTCAGGGCGGGAGACAAGGGCACCGTAACATTCGATGCTATCCCGGAGAAGAAGTATGCCTGCAGAATTAGCAGACTCTCGTGGGTGAGCAGAAATCCTGCATTGGAGGTCCCGGCGGACTACGATATAGAATGCGTGCTGGAAAATCCTGATGACAGTCTCAAGGATGGATTGACCTGCAATGTTAAAGTCACTGTAAAACAATAG
- a CDS encoding glycosyltransferase — protein sequence MILWFIITAVPLTFLALYGLIKSSFVKPVYDLKSGPFPFVEILIPIKGIFPDQKTVLEGFLNQDYPDYRVAFLIEDDRDPAAGLLQELAMQYDNCTIVVSGIATDCAQKNFNLVAGLKQLQRKTEIVIFCDSTNEPDTNWLARFTYHLRHGKAQAVTTFRQFRPNPETIGGVSQAIYGSFVLTLVLLNPKPWGGGTAIRREILDRLNVAEVWSQTVVDDLVLGNLLERNKIGIYMDSASMLVSPLRNQTVGGFLAYLDRQILFPKFTNPGIWCATLLIHLNLTVAIVVSTAVLLLSFAGLCSFTSGLASAIFMMGVSLIGFLLWRFSSSSISLKAWMVAFLPCIFLSAGVFLRSIFRNYIDWHGRRYYPGKGGRVLRISVIDPS from the coding sequence ATGATTCTCTGGTTCATCATAACTGCAGTCCCACTGACTTTCCTAGCTCTCTACGGCCTCATAAAATCCAGTTTTGTCAAGCCCGTGTACGATTTGAAATCCGGACCTTTTCCGTTCGTGGAAATTCTCATTCCCATCAAAGGCATATTTCCGGATCAGAAGACTGTCTTGGAAGGTTTTCTGAACCAGGATTATCCTGACTATCGTGTTGCTTTTCTCATTGAAGACGATCGAGATCCCGCTGCCGGACTTCTCCAGGAATTGGCAATGCAGTACGATAATTGTACGATCGTGGTGAGCGGCATTGCTACCGACTGCGCTCAGAAGAATTTCAATCTGGTCGCAGGATTGAAACAACTCCAACGAAAAACGGAAATCGTGATCTTCTGCGACAGCACTAATGAACCTGACACAAACTGGCTGGCCCGCTTCACCTATCACTTGCGCCACGGCAAGGCGCAGGCCGTGACGACATTCAGGCAGTTCAGGCCGAACCCTGAAACAATAGGCGGAGTATCTCAGGCAATCTATGGCTCTTTTGTGCTGACACTTGTGTTGCTTAATCCCAAGCCCTGGGGAGGCGGTACTGCAATTCGGCGGGAAATCCTGGACCGGTTGAATGTTGCTGAAGTGTGGTCGCAAACGGTTGTCGACGACCTGGTCCTCGGGAATCTCCTGGAACGCAACAAAATCGGCATTTATATGGATTCAGCGAGCATGCTTGTTTCCCCGCTGAGAAATCAGACAGTGGGTGGATTTCTCGCGTATTTGGATCGTCAGATTCTATTTCCCAAGTTCACCAATCCGGGCATCTGGTGCGCTACACTGCTGATTCACCTTAATCTGACGGTCGCTATCGTGGTGAGTACTGCAGTTCTCCTGCTGTCTTTTGCCGGCTTATGTTCGTTTACGTCCGGTTTGGCATCGGCGATCTTTATGATGGGCGTCAGTCTCATCGGGTTCCTTCTTTGGAGGTTCAGTTCTTCGTCAATTTCGCTCAAAGCCTGGATGGTAGCTTTCTTGCCATGTATCTTTCTGAGCGCGGGGGTCTTTCTTCGTTCTATTTTCAGGAACTACATTGATTGGCACGGCCGGAGATATTACCCGGGAAAGGGCGGTCGAGTGCTGAGGATCAGCGTGATCGATCCTTCATGA
- the pyk gene encoding pyruvate kinase: MLLPRNKTKIVCTIGPACDSPEMLEKMIIAGMNIARLNFSHGDFRYHGDNIRKIREASKATGIRVAIMADLPGPKIRVGVLEHEPIELKSGNSFTLTVRNVLGNEKLISVNMPTLNIVVTPGDTIFLNDGIIQLEVVEIRGTDIVCQVVVGGELRSKKGLNLPGIHLGISAFTDVDYEILKFSLENGVDAVSQSFVENRADLDAVRKAAEELGRVPFIIAKIERARALNNIDEILESADGIMIARGDLGVEIPIEEIALVQKNLTGKANLRAKPVITATQMLESMTFNPRPSRAEATDVANAILDGTDCVMLSGESALGKYPVESVRMLAKIAAAIEPQRPSKAVRDKLRNYERRGGISPRDLLALTVTTAVEAVCPAAVIIPTRSGASARSITRFRYPMWITAVSTQDITCQQLLFSYGVYPIHEPDHPEDWNTFARDWLQKNGIEGDLVVFTEGPSTKHPEANHRMEIVKIAES, encoded by the coding sequence ATGTTGCTTCCGCGGAATAAGACGAAAATTGTATGTACGATAGGACCTGCCTGCGATTCTCCTGAAATGCTGGAAAAAATGATCATTGCCGGAATGAACATAGCGCGATTGAACTTCTCACATGGAGATTTCCGGTATCATGGCGACAATATCCGCAAAATACGCGAAGCAAGCAAGGCGACCGGCATTCGAGTTGCCATCATGGCGGATCTCCCCGGACCCAAAATTCGCGTGGGAGTCCTCGAGCATGAGCCTATAGAGTTAAAATCGGGTAATTCATTCACGTTGACCGTGCGAAATGTGCTGGGAAACGAGAAGCTGATCTCCGTGAACATGCCTACGCTGAATATTGTGGTGACTCCCGGGGACACGATATTCCTGAACGATGGAATCATCCAACTGGAAGTCGTGGAGATACGCGGAACCGATATCGTTTGTCAGGTGGTTGTCGGTGGAGAATTGCGCTCAAAGAAAGGCCTGAACTTGCCTGGCATTCATCTGGGTATTAGCGCGTTCACTGATGTGGATTACGAGATTCTCAAATTCTCCCTGGAAAACGGAGTGGACGCAGTCAGTCAATCATTTGTCGAAAATCGAGCAGACCTCGATGCAGTTCGAAAAGCCGCCGAAGAGCTGGGTCGCGTTCCTTTCATTATCGCCAAGATCGAGCGAGCACGAGCACTTAACAATATCGATGAAATACTGGAATCTGCGGACGGAATAATGATTGCCCGCGGCGATCTTGGAGTGGAAATCCCTATCGAGGAAATCGCTCTCGTGCAGAAGAATCTGACCGGCAAAGCCAATCTACGAGCCAAACCTGTTATCACAGCAACACAGATGCTCGAATCCATGACGTTCAATCCTCGTCCTTCCCGTGCAGAAGCAACGGACGTAGCCAATGCCATTCTTGATGGAACAGATTGCGTCATGCTCTCAGGAGAATCGGCTCTGGGAAAATATCCGGTGGAATCGGTTCGCATGCTGGCAAAAATCGCAGCCGCAATTGAACCTCAAAGGCCTTCGAAAGCTGTTCGGGACAAACTACGAAACTATGAAAGGCGCGGGGGAATCAGTCCGCGCGATCTTCTCGCACTCACTGTCACAACAGCAGTGGAGGCGGTGTGCCCGGCCGCAGTCATAATCCCGACCAGAAGCGGCGCATCGGCCCGCAGCATTACGCGTTTCAGATATCCCATGTGGATCACCGCAGTAAGCACTCAGGATATAACATGCCAGCAGCTTCTCTTCTCTTATGGGGTATATCCCATACATGAGCCAGATCACCCTGAAGATTGGAACACATTCGCTCGCGATTGGCTCCAGAAAAACGGGATAGAAGGCGATCTGGTCGTCTTCACTGAAGGTCCTTCAACAAAACATCCCGAGGCAAACCACCGCATGGAAATTGTGAAGATCGCCGAATCTTGA